The Salvelinus alpinus chromosome 21, SLU_Salpinus.1, whole genome shotgun sequence genome has a segment encoding these proteins:
- the LOC139547862 gene encoding histone H3.3A, which yields MARTKQTARKSTGGKAPRKQLATKAARKSAPSTGGVKKPHRYRPGTVALREIRRYQKSTELLIRKLPFQRLVREIAQDFKTDLRFQSAAIGALQEASEAYLVGLFEDTNLCAIHAKRVTIMPKDIQLARRIRGERA from the exons ATGGCCCGTACCAAGCAGACAGCCCGTAAATCTACTGGAGGCAAAGCCCCACGTAAGCAGCTGGCCACCAAAGCTGCCCGCAAGAGCGCCCCTTCTACTGGTGGGGTCAAGAAGCCCCATCGCTACAG GCCTGGTACGGTGGCCCTGCGTGAGATCCGTCGGTACCAGAAGTCCACTGAGCTGCTGATCCGCAAGCTGCCCTTCCAGCGCTTGGTAAGAGAAATCGCTCAGGACTTCAAGACTGACCTGCGTTTCCAGAGTGCAGCCATTGGAGCCCTGCAG GAGGCCAGCGAGGCTTACCTGGTTGGTCTGTTTGAGGACACCAACTTGTGTGCTATCCATGCCAAGCGTGTCACCATCATGCCCAAAGACATCCAACTGGCCCGTCGTATCCGTGGGGAGCGCGCTTAG
- the LOC139547863 gene encoding histone H3.3A, whose amino-acid sequence MARTKQTARKSTGGKAPRKQLATKAARKSAPSTGGVKKPHRYRPGTVALREIRRYQKSTELLIRKLPFQRLVREIAQDFKTDLRFQSAAIGALQEASEAYLVGLFEDTNLCAIHAKRVTIMPKDIQLARRIRGERA is encoded by the exons ATGGCCCGTACCAAGCAGACAGCCCGTAAATCTACTGGAGGCAAAGCCCCACGTAAGCAGCTGGCCACCAAAGCTGCCCGCAAGAGCGCCCCTTCTACTGGTGGGGTCAAGAAGCCCCATcgctacag GCCTGGTACGGTGGCCCTGCGTGAGATCCGTCGTTACCAGAAGTCCACTGAGCTGCTGATCCGCAAGCTGCCCTTCCAGCGCTTGGTGAGAGAAATCGCTCAGGACTTCAAGACTGACCTGCGTTTCCAGAGTGCAGCCATTGGAGCCCTGCAG GAGGCCAGCGAGGCTTACCTGGTTGGTCTGTTTGAGGACACCAACCTGTGTGCTATCCATGCCAAGCGTGTCACCATCATGCCCAAAGACATCCAGCTGGCCCGTCGTATCCGTGGGGAGCGCGCTTAA